The window CGTGTACCACCCCCATCACCGCCGCCACAATGCCGAACGCCGGCAGCGAGTCGCCCACCATCGCCAGGCTGCCGGCGGGCACTTCGCTTTCCTGTTCGAAGGTTTCGATTTCTTCGTCCATCAGCGCTTCGATCTCAAACGCATTCATGTTGCCGCTCACCATCAGCCGTAAATAGTCGGTAATGAATTCCACCAGGGTGTTATCGGCAAGAATGCGGGGATAATTAGAGAAAATTTCGCTTTCCTGCGGGTTATCAATGTCAAACTCGAGGGACAGCATGCCCTGCTGGCGCGATTTGGCCAGCAGCCGATACAGCAACGCCATCAGATCCATGTACAGATCTTTGCTGTATTTCGAACGGCGCATCAGTTTGGGCAGCGCACGCAGCGTGGATTTGATCGCTTTGCCGTTATTGCCGACGATAAAAGCGCCAATGCCTGCGCCGCCGATAATCAGAAACTCCGCCGGCTGATACAGCGCGCCGAGATGCCCCCCTACGATCAGGTATCCGCCAAAAACCGCACCCAATACCACGAGATAACCCAAAATAACTAACACACGCATTCCTTAAATTAACAATGTGGATGGAAGGTGGGGCAAACGCGCCATGACAGGCCGGCGGCGCGGCAGCCAAGCTGCACCGCCGGGAAGGCATTACCGCCCTCTGCGCATCACAGGTGTGTTTTCACTGCCGTGAACCGACAATGTTGCGGGCTCAAATGGCGCGTTTGACCTGCTCGTCCAGCAGTTGAGGAATAATATCGGCCAGTTGCGGCGAAAGTTTACGTCTTTTTACTGCGCGGGATGGGGGTTGGCATAAGCTACAGATAAAACCGTTCAGCGGCTGATGCGCATGGGTGATAAATGCGCCGCCGCAGCAGCTGCAGGCGGAAAGCTGCAGCATGCCGCTGTCGACAAAACGCACCAGCGTCCAGGCGCGGGTCAGCGCCAGCAGCGGCGCTTCTCCCGCTTGTTGCGGGCACTGTTCCAGGTACAGGCGGTAGGCTTTAATCACCGCCTCTACGCCGCTGCATTGCCCGCTTTTCATCAGAAAGCGGTAGGCGTTGTAGAACATCGAAGAATGGATATTCTGTTCCCAGGTCATAAACCAGTCGGTAGAGAACGGCAACATCCCTTTAGGCGGCGGGCTGCCGCGCAGTTCCTTATAAAGTTTAATCAAGCGTCCGCGGCTGAGCTGCGTTTCGCTCTCCAGCATTTGCAAACGGGCCCCCAGTGAAATCAGCTCCATGGCGAGCTGAATGTCCTTGGCTTCCTGAACAATACTTTTCTCTACCATCATCAGGCTCTTTTCTTCGTCGCACCGCCGTCTTTAGACGACAGTTCTTGCAGTAAATGGCTTGATAGCAAAATACCGGTATGGATTTGCTGCAGGGAGTCCACCCGCGACTCTTTGGTCAGGCGTTCGATGCTTTGGCTGTCGTTAAAGCGGAAGTGGCAGATCAGCTGGTTGGTCTCCGCCAGTTTAACCATTTGCGGCAACGTAAGCTGCGCGAGCGCATCAGCCATGGTTTCGTCAATCCCTAAACGGAACATCGCCGACGCTTTTTCGTCATTAATCAAACGCTGTGCTAAAAGTAAATATGACAAATTTATGTCATAAATATGCTTAAGTAATTCAGACGTACCCATATTCCCCATCCCGACAGACTATGTTTAAAAACATACGCTGGGTGATAATTTTTATCGCCCGTGACCTGGGTTTGTTCCCGAAGTTGGCAAATTAGTCCCTAAATAACGCCGCGATAAATAGCGAAGATCGCTCAATGCGGCTGCTGTTCAGTATTTGATACGTGCGTAAACCAACGTGTATGGATGTACAGCATTTTTGCTTCGATAGTGTTTAGCCACCATGAAACTATTTTTACAAATTTAATAAGATTATTCCTAAAGCAGCGCAACTCTACCCCCGAACCATTAGCACACACAATGTAAGTAAGAAGCAATTTTAAATACAATGTGATGTGAGTCACAAAAATAAAAAATATTTAAACCAAATATCACGAATGCCGCTCACTTTTTGCGCTTATTTTTGATCACAAAATAGCCATAAGTAAAAAAACGTCTTAAAAACAATGTTTATCAGCCAAAAATTTATCTTTTTTAGATCAATTCGAACAAAAGCATCACCAAACCAAAATAACAGAACAAAAATCTGCTGTTAGCCGATAAATGCAGTATAAATAACCTGTTAGAAGGCAATAAAGCTTAAACGTTGAAAAATAACGCTTGGTAACTATAAGGTTATGGTGTTTCGGATTTGACTTAAAAATCTCACTGCACCGTGTTTCAAATTTCATCGTGCGGGGATATTGGCTCTTCAGTGATTCGACGACGTGTTGAACAAGAAAACAGACGTAACGATATGTTTCCGTATAAGCAGGGTGCAAGGATCGCTTTTTACAGAAAAAATCCCCCAAAACGAAATATCGGCATAAAACATGAGAACTTTAATTCTTTTTCTCACTCAATGAAAAATCGCTTAATTATCACGTTGAGTTATTGGTTATTAGATTTCATTTCACCGCACCTGCTCCCATGAATAGATAAAACGTAGTTTTTTTATTTTGCGAAGATCATTGTTGTTGTCGGCACTTCATGGCAGATGTGCGCCACCGTTGTG is drawn from Serratia entomophila and contains these coding sequences:
- the flhD gene encoding flagellar transcriptional regulator FlhD: MGTSELLKHIYDINLSYLLLAQRLINDEKASAMFRLGIDETMADALAQLTLPQMVKLAETNQLICHFRFNDSQSIERLTKESRVDSLQQIHTGILLSSHLLQELSSKDGGATKKRA
- the motA gene encoding flagellar motor stator protein MotA — its product is MLVILGYLVVLGAVFGGYLIVGGHLGALYQPAEFLIIGGAGIGAFIVGNNGKAIKSTLRALPKLMRRSKYSKDLYMDLMALLYRLLAKSRQQGMLSLEFDIDNPQESEIFSNYPRILADNTLVEFITDYLRLMVSGNMNAFEIEALMDEEIETFEQESEVPAGSLAMVGDSLPAFGIVAAVMGVVHALASADRPAAELGALIANAMVGTFLGILLAYGFISPLSTLLRQKSAETVKMMQCIKVTLLSSLNGYAPQIAVEFGRKTLYTTERPSFVELEEHVRRVKAPAQQATEEEQA
- the flhC gene encoding flagellar transcriptional regulator FlhC — translated: MMVEKSIVQEAKDIQLAMELISLGARLQMLESETQLSRGRLIKLYKELRGSPPPKGMLPFSTDWFMTWEQNIHSSMFYNAYRFLMKSGQCSGVEAVIKAYRLYLEQCPQQAGEAPLLALTRAWTLVRFVDSGMLQLSACSCCGGAFITHAHQPLNGFICSLCQPPSRAVKRRKLSPQLADIIPQLLDEQVKRAI